From one Thalassobaculum sp. OXR-137 genomic stretch:
- a CDS encoding dimethylarginine dimethylaminohydrolase family protein, producing MTAKPSAHWVYNETIRLFAAPAEPAFHTEGEMTSIWGRNWGVDNDVGRLRAVMVHRPGPEMAVVDPSQRIASTGSFGDVAHGWYFQSESVPDFDEMRAQHDALVATLKDEGVEVFEVQGVTGGRLKSCYTRDPFVMVKGGAIVSRMGARIRRGEVLAITRTLAELGIPILRTLSGTALFEGGSFAWIDAKTAVVGCGIRVNREAARQIAEVLATQGVELLAIDLPGHDIHIDGQFLMVDRDLALIDQDRLPYSFLEALKEKGIRTIEISPADNRAIINSLAVAPGRLIMPEGGTNETLDKLAAAGVTWTTLAYEKMMLNGGGIHCSTMPLIRDAV from the coding sequence ATGACCGCCAAGCCGTCCGCCCACTGGGTCTATAACGAGACCATCCGCCTGTTCGCCGCCCCGGCCGAGCCCGCCTTCCACACCGAGGGCGAGATGACGTCCATCTGGGGTCGGAACTGGGGCGTCGACAACGATGTGGGCCGGCTGCGGGCGGTCATGGTGCACCGGCCGGGTCCGGAGATGGCCGTGGTCGACCCCTCCCAGCGCATCGCGTCCACCGGTTCCTTCGGCGATGTGGCGCACGGCTGGTATTTCCAGAGCGAAAGCGTGCCCGATTTCGACGAGATGCGGGCCCAGCACGACGCCCTCGTCGCCACCCTGAAGGACGAGGGCGTGGAGGTGTTCGAGGTCCAGGGCGTGACCGGCGGCCGGCTGAAATCCTGCTATACCCGCGACCCGTTCGTCATGGTGAAGGGCGGCGCCATCGTCAGCCGCATGGGCGCGCGCATCCGCCGGGGCGAGGTGCTGGCGATCACCCGAACCCTGGCCGAGCTCGGCATCCCGATCCTGCGCACCCTGTCCGGCACGGCGCTGTTCGAGGGCGGCAGCTTCGCCTGGATCGATGCCAAGACCGCCGTGGTCGGCTGCGGCATCCGGGTGAACCGCGAGGCCGCGCGCCAGATCGCCGAGGTGCTGGCGACCCAGGGGGTGGAGCTGCTGGCGATCGACCTGCCCGGCCACGACATCCATATCGACGGCCAGTTCCTCATGGTCGACAGGGACCTCGCCCTGATCGACCAGGACCGCCTGCCCTACTCGTTCCTGGAAGCGCTGAAGGAGAAGGGCATCCGCACCATCGAGATCAGCCCGGCCGACAACCGCGCGATCATCAACTCGCTGGCCGTCGCCCCGGGCCGGCTGATCATGCCGGAGGGCGGCACAAACGAGACCCTGGACAAGCTGGCGGCCGCCGGGGTGACGTGGACCACGCTGGCCTACGAGAAGATGATGCTGAACGGCGGCGGCATCCACTGCTCCACCATGCCGCTGATCCGGGACGCGGTGTAG
- a CDS encoding DUF4347 domain-containing protein, whose protein sequence is MLESRPTPANRRDTEKPVLVIDAEVAEAGLLIDDLDDAVDILLLIPGRSGLGQIADYLEFRRDVPSLHILSHGQPGALFLAGSRIDLASLVLSQKTLDTIAAALSADASVVLYGCSVMAGPKGSSFTRFLGVALDADVSASLMPVGSLALGGDWILRNIDGEWIEPIFTSNARVSYPALLADGRRMGRAFA, encoded by the coding sequence ATGCTAGAAAGCAGACCGACTCCGGCCAACAGACGCGACACGGAAAAGCCGGTTCTCGTCATCGACGCCGAAGTCGCGGAAGCGGGCCTGCTCATCGACGATCTGGACGATGCGGTCGATATCCTGCTGCTGATCCCGGGCCGCAGCGGTCTCGGTCAGATCGCGGACTATCTCGAATTCCGGCGCGACGTCCCGTCCCTGCACATTCTCAGCCACGGCCAGCCGGGCGCGCTGTTCCTGGCCGGCAGCCGGATCGACCTGGCCTCCCTCGTCCTCAGCCAGAAAACCCTCGACACCATCGCCGCCGCCCTCAGTGCCGACGCCAGCGTCGTGCTCTACGGCTGCTCCGTGATGGCGGGACCGAAGGGCTCCAGCTTCACCAGGTTCCTGGGCGTGGCGCTCGACGCCGACGTCTCCGCCTCGCTGATGCCGGTCGGCAGTCTGGCGCTGGGCGGCGACTGGATCCTGCGGAACATCGACGGCGAGTGGATCGAGCCGATCTTCACATCGAACGCGCGGGTCAGCTACCCGGCCCTGCTGGCCGACGGCCGCCGCATGGGACGCGCGTTCGCCTGA
- a CDS encoding SDR family oxidoreductase, with protein MLNGRTALVTGSVAGLGYALAEGLAAAGANVVINGLCTPEEGQAAADRLAQAHGVSAAFDGADLRDGDRIAAMVAGVAERFGGLDIVVNNAVIRHFSPIEDFATADWEESLAVNLTAPFHTARLALPGMKARGWGRIVNLSSYYGFRGAENRIDYVTTKTALIGMARAIAIETAGTGVTCNALCPGSVLTPAIEDRIAGIAAKSGEDVETVAKRYAADRSPMGRFVDPAKLAAALVFLCSPAGDDITGTALPVDCGWFAA; from the coding sequence ATGCTGAACGGACGCACGGCGCTCGTCACCGGGTCGGTGGCGGGGCTCGGCTACGCGCTGGCCGAAGGGCTGGCCGCCGCCGGGGCCAATGTGGTGATCAACGGGCTCTGCACCCCAGAGGAGGGGCAAGCCGCCGCCGACCGGCTGGCGCAGGCGCATGGGGTGTCCGCGGCGTTCGACGGGGCGGACCTGCGCGACGGCGACCGGATCGCGGCGATGGTCGCCGGTGTCGCCGAGCGTTTCGGCGGGCTCGACATCGTGGTGAACAACGCGGTGATCCGGCATTTCTCGCCGATCGAGGATTTCGCGACGGCCGATTGGGAGGAGTCCCTCGCCGTGAACCTCACCGCGCCGTTCCACACCGCCCGGCTGGCGCTGCCGGGGATGAAGGCGCGGGGCTGGGGGCGGATCGTCAACCTGTCCTCCTATTACGGTTTCCGAGGCGCGGAGAACCGCATCGACTACGTCACCACCAAGACCGCGCTGATCGGCATGGCCAGGGCCATCGCCATCGAGACGGCGGGGACCGGCGTGACCTGCAACGCGCTGTGCCCCGGCTCGGTGCTGACCCCGGCCATCGAGGACCGGATCGCCGGAATCGCGGCCAAGAGCGGGGAGGACGTTGAGACGGTCGCCAAACGCTATGCCGCCGACCGCAGCCCGATGGGCCGGTTCGTCGATCCGGCGAAGCTGGCGGCGGCCCTGGTCTTCCTGTGCAGCCCGGCGGGCGACGACATCACCGGCACCGCCCTGCCGGTCGATTGCGGCTGGTTCGCCGCCTGA
- a CDS encoding ABC transporter permease → MTDTLARPAWRRPGELVGAWEAGLLAMMALLFVAGAVLNPAFFGTTDALHALFRDSARVAVMTVGMTFVIANKDLDLSVGSTLGLVAVVFSIVFDPNRMDMGVVPAVAVCVVLGTLIGVINGVLVTYLRVPAFIATLTMLFIGRGLVLGLTSGRSVLYPIKAREYETFFQLGETNGWGFNNQIVLALICVALGAVVLGKTRWGYETMATGGNEQAAKYAGIPTNLVRIRAYVLSSLCATLAALMTVAQDKGVTSQAGLLTELMVIAAVIVGGASILGGRGRVIGSFLGALLIVLINKVLREGVPITRVVEIGGQKIEVNAVSTLPAGAVPAFIGTLLIVAVLIEPYVIRRRLLARLWARLRNRPPPPKPDVGGIALVGAQTRASGGGELSLSTNPIVRFLARRDALAILLTVALWMVGMALRPDYWWHLSNSFAILLNYTELALLTVGLTYVIACGDIDLSVGAVLALAGSAAAYGLKVLGLDPVSAMALGLLAGFLAASVNALVTVGFGLPSFIATLGMFYIARGVAAWIVSGQQLTGWSEGFNLIGRKVGDILDYAGIAPPGGWLGSVADVVSVQTVWLLIVAALAGLVLARTPLGQAVYATGGNRRAADYAGINTNRVRIMALLLCGFCAAMAGVINVAYFRSFNPVAGQFRELDAIAAVIIGGGSIFGGYGTLIGSLAGAAVITLVRAILQLNIVTASGESIVLPQHWVNVIIGLILIFSVLTDIWLRQSRPLARLTALLLRRRIRRQPHA, encoded by the coding sequence ATGACGGACACATTGGCGAGACCGGCCTGGCGACGGCCCGGCGAGCTTGTCGGCGCCTGGGAGGCCGGGCTGCTTGCGATGATGGCCCTGCTGTTCGTCGCCGGCGCCGTGCTCAACCCCGCGTTCTTCGGCACCACCGATGCCCTGCACGCCCTGTTCCGCGACAGCGCCCGCGTGGCGGTGATGACCGTCGGCATGACCTTCGTCATCGCCAACAAGGATCTCGACCTCTCGGTCGGCTCCACCCTGGGGCTGGTCGCGGTGGTCTTCTCCATCGTCTTCGATCCGAACCGGATGGACATGGGCGTGGTTCCGGCCGTCGCCGTCTGCGTCGTGCTGGGGACCCTGATCGGCGTGATCAACGGGGTGCTGGTCACCTATCTGCGGGTGCCGGCCTTCATCGCCACCCTGACCATGCTGTTCATCGGCCGCGGGCTGGTCCTCGGCCTGACCAGCGGACGCTCCGTGCTCTATCCGATCAAGGCGCGGGAGTACGAGACATTCTTCCAGCTCGGCGAGACCAACGGTTGGGGCTTCAACAACCAGATCGTCCTCGCCCTGATCTGCGTGGCGCTCGGCGCGGTGGTGCTCGGCAAGACCCGCTGGGGCTACGAGACCATGGCCACCGGCGGCAACGAGCAGGCCGCCAAGTATGCCGGCATCCCGACCAACCTCGTGCGCATCCGCGCTTATGTGCTTTCCTCGCTCTGCGCCACCCTGGCGGCGCTTATGACCGTCGCCCAGGACAAGGGCGTGACCTCCCAGGCCGGGCTGCTGACCGAGCTGATGGTGATCGCCGCGGTGATCGTCGGCGGCGCGTCCATCCTCGGCGGACGCGGCCGGGTCATCGGCAGCTTCCTCGGCGCGCTGCTGATCGTGCTGATCAACAAGGTGCTGCGCGAGGGCGTGCCGATCACCCGGGTCGTTGAGATCGGCGGCCAGAAGATCGAGGTCAACGCCGTCTCCACCCTGCCCGCGGGTGCTGTGCCCGCCTTCATCGGCACCCTGCTGATCGTCGCCGTGCTGATCGAGCCCTATGTGATTCGCCGGCGGCTGCTGGCCCGGCTCTGGGCGCGGCTGCGCAACCGCCCGCCGCCGCCGAAACCGGATGTCGGCGGCATCGCCCTGGTCGGGGCACAGACCCGGGCGTCCGGTGGGGGCGAGCTCAGCCTGTCGACCAATCCGATTGTCCGTTTCCTGGCGCGGCGCGACGCCCTGGCGATCCTGCTGACCGTGGCCCTGTGGATGGTCGGGATGGCGCTGCGACCGGACTATTGGTGGCACCTGTCCAACAGCTTCGCGATCCTGCTGAACTATACCGAGCTCGCCCTGCTCACCGTCGGGCTGACCTATGTGATCGCCTGCGGCGACATCGACCTGTCGGTCGGCGCGGTGCTGGCGCTCGCCGGCAGTGCCGCGGCCTACGGGCTGAAGGTGCTGGGGCTCGACCCGGTCTCGGCCATGGCGCTGGGGCTGCTGGCGGGGTTCCTCGCCGCCTCGGTCAACGCGCTGGTGACGGTCGGCTTCGGCCTGCCCTCCTTCATCGCCACCCTGGGCATGTTCTACATCGCCCGCGGGGTGGCCGCCTGGATCGTGTCGGGCCAGCAGCTCACCGGCTGGTCGGAAGGCTTCAACCTGATCGGCCGCAAGGTCGGCGACATCCTGGACTATGCCGGGATCGCCCCGCCCGGAGGATGGCTGGGGTCGGTGGCCGACGTGGTCAGCGTCCAGACGGTCTGGCTGCTCATCGTCGCCGCCCTCGCCGGCCTCGTGCTGGCCCGCACGCCGCTCGGCCAGGCGGTCTACGCCACCGGCGGCAATCGGCGGGCGGCCGACTATGCCGGCATCAACACCAACCGGGTTCGGATCATGGCGCTGCTGCTCTGCGGCTTCTGCGCCGCCATGGCCGGGGTGATCAACGTCGCCTATTTCCGCAGCTTCAACCCGGTCGCCGGCCAGTTCCGCGAGCTCGACGCCATCGCCGCGGTGATCATCGGCGGCGGCTCGATTTTCGGCGGCTACGGCACGCTGATCGGCTCGCTGGCCGGGGCGGCCGTCATCACCCTGGTGCGCGCCATCCTGCAGCTCAACATCGTCACCGCGTCGGGCGAGTCCATCGTGCTGCCGCAGCACTGGGTCAACGTGATCATCGGCCTGATCCTGATCTTCTCGGTGCTGACCGACATCTGGCTGCGCCAGTCCCGCCCGCTCGCCCGGCTCACCGCCCTGCTTCTCCGGCGCCGCATCAGGAGGCAACCCCATGCCTGA
- a CDS encoding sodium:calcium antiporter — translation MLLGIFAACALGILLGGLRMTGQADQIADRTGLGEALVGGVLLGAATSLSGTIVSLTAAMDGRASLAFSNGIGGIAAQTAFLALADILHRKINLEHAAADLSNVFQGALLMLMLALPLFALTGPDVAIFGVHPVSILLVAIYVAGVIATRRIREEPMWRPVETRDTIPDEPEEESDKGPSTPWLFASFVALMLVMGAIGWVIAQIAETMTDRYDLSASVVGALMTAVVTSLPELVTTLAAVRRGALQLAVGGIIGGNTFDTLFLTISDVGYREGSLYHAIGPDDLYWLAVGLIMTAILTLGQLYRQREGPGGIGLESAAMLGVYAVAIALPLLAGGSA, via the coding sequence ATGCTGCTCGGCATCTTCGCCGCCTGCGCCTTGGGCATCCTGCTGGGCGGGTTGCGCATGACCGGCCAGGCCGACCAGATCGCCGACCGCACCGGCCTGGGCGAGGCCCTGGTCGGCGGCGTGCTGCTGGGAGCCGCGACCTCGCTCTCCGGCACGATCGTGTCGCTGACCGCAGCCATGGACGGCCGGGCGTCGCTCGCCTTCTCCAACGGCATCGGCGGCATCGCGGCGCAGACCGCCTTCCTGGCGCTGGCCGACATCCTGCACCGCAAGATCAACCTGGAGCACGCGGCGGCCGACCTGTCGAACGTGTTCCAGGGCGCCCTGCTGATGCTGATGCTGGCGCTGCCGCTGTTCGCCCTGACCGGACCGGACGTCGCCATTTTCGGCGTGCATCCGGTGTCGATCCTGCTGGTGGCGATCTATGTGGCCGGCGTCATCGCCACCAGGCGTATCCGCGAGGAGCCCATGTGGCGGCCGGTGGAGACGCGGGACACCATCCCGGACGAGCCGGAAGAGGAAAGCGACAAGGGCCCGTCCACGCCCTGGCTCTTCGCCTCGTTCGTGGCACTGATGCTGGTGATGGGCGCCATCGGCTGGGTGATCGCCCAGATCGCCGAGACCATGACCGACCGCTACGACCTCTCCGCCTCGGTCGTCGGCGCGCTGATGACGGCGGTGGTGACCTCCCTGCCGGAGCTGGTGACGACACTGGCCGCCGTGCGGCGCGGGGCGCTGCAGCTCGCGGTCGGCGGCATCATCGGCGGCAACACCTTCGACACCCTGTTCCTGACGATCTCCGACGTCGGCTACCGCGAGGGCTCGCTCTATCACGCCATCGGGCCGGACGACCTGTACTGGCTGGCGGTCGGGCTGATCATGACCGCCATCCTGACCCTCGGCCAGCTCTACCGCCAGCGCGAGGGCCCCGGCGGGATCGGCCTGGAGAGTGCCGCCATGCTGGGCGTCTACGCGGTCGCCATCGCGCTGCCGCTCCTGGCCGGCGGCAGCGCCTGA
- a CDS encoding ATP-binding cassette domain-containing protein: MPDTSPAPFPAPAPFIEMRGICKSFGAIQALTDVNFTIGHGEILGLVGDNSAGKSTLMKILTGAYQRDTGSVTVDGAHTDFRSPHESRDRGIEMIYQDFALCGNMDVGQNIFLGRWPRKGLFVDRKKMYADAADVLRRLKVDVNSVYQRVESLSGGRQQSVAIARAISFQPRLIVLDEPTANLSVMATNQLLETMAELKRLGVAQVIISHRLTDIFEVGDRVMVLKRGQNVGERRIAETTEQEVLEIIVSGTPTG, encoded by the coding sequence ATGCCTGACACGTCCCCCGCCCCGTTCCCGGCTCCCGCTCCCTTCATAGAGATGCGCGGGATCTGCAAGAGTTTCGGCGCGATCCAGGCGCTGACCGACGTGAACTTCACCATCGGCCATGGCGAGATCCTGGGGCTGGTCGGGGACAATTCCGCCGGCAAGTCGACCCTGATGAAGATCCTCACCGGCGCCTATCAGCGCGACACCGGCAGCGTCACCGTCGACGGCGCACACACCGATTTCCGCAGCCCGCACGAGAGCCGCGACCGGGGGATCGAGATGATCTACCAGGACTTCGCGCTGTGCGGGAACATGGATGTGGGCCAGAACATCTTCCTCGGCCGCTGGCCGCGCAAAGGCCTCTTCGTCGACCGCAAGAAGATGTACGCCGATGCCGCCGACGTGCTGCGCCGGCTCAAGGTCGACGTGAACTCGGTCTATCAGCGGGTGGAAAGCCTGTCCGGGGGCCGGCAGCAGTCGGTCGCCATCGCCCGCGCCATCTCCTTCCAGCCCCGCCTGATCGTCCTGGACGAGCCGACCGCCAACCTGTCGGTCATGGCGACCAACCAGCTGCTGGAGACCATGGCCGAGCTGAAACGGCTGGGGGTGGCCCAGGTGATCATCTCCCACCGGCTGACCGACATCTTCGAGGTCGGCGACCGGGTGATGGTGCTGAAGCGCGGCCAGAATGTCGGCGAGCGCCGGATCGCGGAGACCACCGAGCAGGAGGTTCTGGAGATCATCGTCTCGGGCACGCCCACCGGCTGA
- a CDS encoding MmgE/PrpD family protein, whose translation METQWAAARSGDGALCAFAASLRWEDIPDRVRHEAKRSLMNIFATALAGSREPAVDIMVETTAAYSGPATSTVIGRSERLDAPSAACVNAMAANIFDFDDTHEATIIHPASVVFAPIFARAEAHPFAGIDALRAFVIGGEVLCRIGLAVSPYHYSHGWHITSTCGAFGAAAASGALFGLDAAQMNGAFATAAAQSSGLVDTLGTMAKSASVGGAARNGLIAADLASRGFSGPAQPLTGARGYLAVYGDKADAAALSDDLGHRWEIADNAYKPYPVGVVLNPVLDACLELYLEEEVRAGDVASVDLIGHPLLQQRTDRPDIATGREAQVSAQHAIAMVLTHGRAGLAEFTDAAVAETAATGRPEVRFRDEAGRDVASAVITLHLKDGRSLTREVQAARGSKTNPLTDSELEAKLATLAEGVGFTGEVEALIEAIWTLDDAPDAGEVVRLAAGG comes from the coding sequence ATGGAGACGCAATGGGCCGCGGCCCGCTCGGGGGACGGGGCGCTGTGCGCCTTCGCCGCCTCGCTGCGCTGGGAGGATATTCCCGATCGGGTGCGCCACGAGGCCAAGCGCTCGCTGATGAACATCTTCGCCACGGCCCTCGCCGGCTCGCGCGAGCCGGCGGTGGACATCATGGTGGAGACGACGGCCGCCTATAGCGGGCCGGCGACCAGCACGGTGATCGGCCGCAGCGAGCGGCTGGACGCGCCGAGTGCCGCCTGCGTCAACGCCATGGCCGCCAACATCTTCGATTTCGACGACACCCACGAGGCGACGATCATCCACCCGGCCTCGGTCGTCTTCGCGCCGATCTTCGCCCGGGCCGAGGCGCATCCGTTCGCCGGCATCGACGCCCTGCGGGCCTTCGTGATCGGCGGCGAGGTGCTGTGCCGGATCGGCCTGGCGGTGTCGCCCTATCACTACAGCCACGGCTGGCACATCACCTCCACCTGCGGCGCGTTCGGCGCGGCGGCGGCGAGCGGGGCGCTGTTCGGCCTGGATGCGGCGCAGATGAACGGCGCCTTCGCCACGGCGGCGGCGCAGTCGTCGGGCCTGGTCGACACGCTCGGCACCATGGCGAAGAGCGCCAGCGTCGGCGGGGCGGCGCGCAACGGGCTGATTGCCGCCGACCTGGCCTCGCGCGGCTTCTCCGGCCCGGCGCAGCCGCTGACCGGGGCGCGGGGGTACTTGGCGGTCTATGGCGACAAGGCCGATGCCGCCGCGCTGAGCGACGATCTCGGCCACCGCTGGGAGATCGCCGACAACGCCTACAAGCCCTATCCGGTGGGCGTGGTGCTGAACCCGGTGCTGGATGCCTGCCTGGAGCTGTATCTGGAGGAGGAGGTGCGGGCCGGCGACGTGGCCTCGGTCGATCTCATCGGCCATCCCTTGCTGCAGCAGCGCACCGACCGACCGGACATCGCCACCGGCCGCGAGGCCCAGGTCAGCGCCCAGCATGCGATCGCCATGGTCCTGACCCATGGCCGTGCCGGTCTGGCCGAGTTCACCGACGCCGCCGTGGCGGAGACCGCCGCCACTGGCCGGCCCGAGGTCCGCTTCCGCGACGAGGCCGGGCGCGACGTCGCCTCGGCCGTGATCACCCTGCACCTGAAGGACGGGCGCAGCCTGACCCGGGAGGTCCAGGCGGCGCGCGGCTCGAAGACCAATCCGCTGACCGACAGCGAGCTGGAGGCGAAGCTCGCCACCCTGGCCGAGGGGGTCGGGTTCACCGGCGAGGTGGAGGCGCTCATCGAGGCGATCTGGACCCTGGACGACGCGCCCGATGCCGGCGAAGTGGTCCGTCTGGCGGCGGGAGGCTGA
- a CDS encoding gamma-glutamyl-gamma-aminobutyrate hydrolase family protein → MARPVIGIQCNRHVAEGVIEAQMTGKRTIEAVGTVADCTPLLIQGMPDAVDLADLLEVLDGVVLTGGRANVHPRHYGEELSERHGQMDDGRDALTLPMVRACVERGIPILGLCRGIQEMNVAFGGTLHPEIGELPGKHRHRMPKDCKDPEIIFALREHVRLTPGGLMATMLGTEEIVTNSLHGQAILKTGERVVVEGLAADDTIEAISIADAPSFAIGVQWHAEYNAAADPVSRVLFERLGEAARVRRTRREAGRLAGAA, encoded by the coding sequence ATGGCCCGGCCCGTGATCGGCATCCAGTGCAACCGCCACGTCGCGGAGGGGGTCATCGAGGCCCAGATGACCGGCAAGCGGACCATCGAGGCGGTCGGCACGGTGGCCGACTGCACGCCACTGCTGATCCAGGGCATGCCCGACGCGGTCGACCTGGCCGACCTGCTGGAGGTGCTGGACGGGGTCGTGCTGACCGGCGGGCGGGCCAACGTGCACCCCCGGCACTACGGCGAGGAGCTGTCCGAGCGTCACGGCCAGATGGACGACGGGCGCGACGCTCTGACCCTGCCGATGGTGCGGGCCTGCGTGGAGCGGGGCATTCCGATCCTCGGCCTGTGCCGCGGCATCCAGGAGATGAACGTGGCGTTCGGCGGCACCCTGCATCCGGAGATCGGCGAGCTGCCGGGCAAGCACCGGCACCGCATGCCCAAGGACTGCAAGGACCCGGAGATCATCTTCGCCCTGCGCGAGCATGTGCGGCTGACCCCCGGCGGGCTGATGGCGACCATGCTCGGCACCGAGGAGATCGTCACCAATTCGCTGCACGGCCAGGCGATCCTGAAGACCGGCGAGCGGGTGGTGGTCGAAGGGCTGGCGGCTGACGACACGATCGAGGCGATCTCCATCGCCGACGCCCCGAGCTTCGCCATCGGCGTGCAGTGGCATGCCGAGTACAACGCCGCCGCCGATCCGGTCAGCCGGGTGCTGTTCGAGCGTCTGGGCGAGGCCGCCCGGGTGCGCCGGACGCGCCGAGAGGCGGGCCGCCTCGCCGGAGCGGCTTGA
- a CDS encoding ParA family protein, protein MDEQEDLVGINEIAAMAKVSRQAVANWRTRFRDFPTPVVELAAGPVFKTTQVRSWLRRRKVPMARVVSLINLKGGVAKTTTTVALAETLAAHFSKRVLVIDLDPQTNATTILIGEKRWKEINGMGWTLATLFKDALDPQNKSFDLKKTLQKGVSDVQGAKTVDLLPSSLDLIDVQDKLASAPTGQFYSVTPIDLLRLAVKPILDDYDIVLVDCPPNLGIITLNGLRISEGYIIPTVPDVLSTYGIPQIVTRVGNFSKEVGEDIEPLGIVITKYQEASTIHVNVSRDLRRRDDPPVFATVVRQANQIAAAAEWQSERRTLKQKYGYGDLATRYIDLAQELLTRLDMQ, encoded by the coding sequence TTGGACGAGCAAGAAGACCTAGTGGGAATTAATGAGATCGCGGCAATGGCAAAGGTCTCAAGGCAGGCGGTCGCCAACTGGCGAACCCGGTTTCGCGACTTTCCAACTCCGGTCGTTGAACTCGCTGCAGGCCCTGTTTTCAAAACCACCCAAGTCCGATCTTGGCTCAGAAGAAGGAAAGTACCCATGGCTCGAGTCGTATCTCTCATTAACCTTAAAGGCGGCGTCGCCAAGACGACTACCACTGTCGCACTCGCTGAAACGCTGGCAGCGCATTTTAGCAAGCGGGTGCTTGTCATCGATTTGGACCCTCAGACCAACGCTACCACGATCCTGATTGGTGAGAAGCGGTGGAAGGAGATCAATGGGATGGGCTGGACGCTGGCAACGTTGTTCAAGGACGCACTTGATCCGCAAAACAAGTCATTTGACCTGAAGAAGACGCTCCAAAAGGGGGTGTCGGACGTGCAGGGTGCCAAGACCGTCGACCTGCTACCGTCCAGCCTCGATCTAATCGACGTACAAGACAAACTAGCGAGCGCGCCGACGGGCCAGTTCTATTCGGTCACGCCGATTGACCTGTTGCGCCTGGCGGTGAAGCCAATTCTGGACGACTACGACATTGTTCTCGTCGACTGCCCGCCTAATCTTGGCATCATCACGTTAAACGGCCTGCGCATCTCCGAAGGCTACATCATCCCGACTGTGCCCGACGTTCTATCGACTTACGGTATCCCCCAGATCGTCACCCGTGTCGGCAACTTCTCGAAGGAGGTGGGGGAAGACATTGAGCCGCTGGGCATCGTCATCACCAAATACCAAGAGGCCAGCACCATCCACGTGAACGTATCCCGGGACCTGCGTCGCCGGGATGACCCCCCAGTCTTCGCCACCGTTGTCAGACAAGCCAACCAGATCGCCGCTGCTGCCGAGTGGCAGTCGGAACGCCGGACGCTTAAGCAGAAGTACGGGTATGGCGACCTCGCAACTCGCTACATCGACCTAGCGCAGGAACTCCTGACCCGACTGGACATGCAATGA